The sequence AGAGATTTTATCCGAGTAAACGGTGTAACCAATGGCGGCATCTTCGTCCTCAATCTTATTAATTAGGTCAGGCAAATCTGCTAGAAACTGAGTATTCGCATATTCCCCGTCAACTCCACACTCGATCCAACTTGAAAAGGTAGTATGACCTTGCAGGTTGTGGTCGATAGCGAAAGGCAACATGTGGGTATCTAGGCTTTCTCCATCACGAGTGTCGCTACTTGGCGTCCATTTCGGGTGCTTAGGGTCGCTAGAGCAACCAAACACATCGATAAGTTCAGCAACAGTGATAGATGTGGCTGGGTTATTTTCATTCGCCAGAATAGCTATTACGTCTGCGGTAAACATCAGCTCAGTCGGCCTGTAGCCGTAACGCATGTCGAACCTAGCCATCTCTTTGTCAGTCCACTTTTTGGAAGTAATACCAACACGTGAGCGTTGCATGATCATCTGCTCTGGGACACTGTCACTCAGTAAAATTTCTAGATCGATCTCTTGGCTCTTAAGCAGATCTTCAACAAGCCCTTGCATATTAGGCTCAATCGCGACCAAACCAATATCGCTGGCGTCATTTGCTAACGTTGATACAGAAAAAAACGCAGGTACAGCGGCAAGCAGTAAGCCCGATTTATTAGATAGACGTTTCATTACTGGCCTCCTACTGGGTCAATCGATGTCTTAGATTCAACATCACTGTTACTGTCGAGCTGCATCTCTGAGGTAAAGATATTCCAAGATGGATTCACTTCCATGCTCTCTGTTTTTAACACTGCAATGGTTCTACGCTTACGCTTGTGAAGGTGCTGAGTTAAGCTGGTTATCTGAGTAAATTCTTGTTCGAAGATTCGCTCCCCATCGATACCTCTGTCAATCAGAGCGTCTCGAATCACTCCAGTCCTTTTCTTGGCCAGTGCTTTGTTATAAACGTTAGTACCTTCTGAACTTGTGTCCCCCACTAAGGTAACGGAGGCGTCTGGTTGCTCACCCAGTAAACGCACTAACTCATTGAGAACAGGTGTGTGTTCTGGTTTAAGCACATATTTATCGAAATCAAATGCCACGCTTAAGACTTCAACGTCTTCGACAATTTTCCAGTTTGCACACCCTTTAATGTCTACCGTCACGCCTTCTGGGGTATCAGCACAAAGGTCTCGTTGGTTAATCACACCGTCACGGTCATCATCCGCGAGATCATCAATTTGATGACGAGTCATCGTCGTATCAGGCGTTTCTGCACACCCCATCAGCAAGATAGAACTAAGTAGCGCTAGTTTAAAATGTCTCATTACTTGTTCTCCCCTTGCCATTCTTCTGGGTGTTCAACCCTTAATGCGTAAGTCAACATGCCCATCGCGTTCAATACGCGGTATGCCGCTAACGTTTGATCGTATTCAGTGCTGATAAAGTTTCTTCGAGCTAAGAACACTTCCACTTTTGCATCAAGCACATCCAGCAAGCTTCGTCTGCCAACATTAAATTGTTGGATATAACCCAGCTCTGCAATTTTTGCTGCATCCACGTTCTGTTGAAGAAGAAACTTTTGTTGTTCAAGCATCTTGTAAGCATTCCAAGCGAGCTGAGTGCCCTCTTTAACCTCACGCTCCGTTCTTAATCTGATTGCTCTTGCTTCTTCCACTCTCCACGCAGATGATTCCACTCTAGAGTCGGTAGAGAAGCCATTAAACAAGTCGTAATCCATGGTCAACATGATACGAGCATCTTCATCAACACCACCCGGAGGGTTAGACACGTTGTCATTCTTGTTGGCATGAAGCTCGAGTTTTAGCTCTGGATAGTAATCCCCTTTCTCGCGGCGCATCTCTTTACGAGCAGCATCGATATCAAGCAAAGAAGCTTGGATTTCAGGGTGATTTTCGACAGCCTGTTCAAGCGCGACCTGTGCTGAGCTTGGTAACAGAGCATAATCAAAACGTGGATAAACCAAGTTCACAGCAGGCTTGCCTACTAAGCGTAGGTACTGAGTTTGTAAATCAAACAGGTTATTCTGAGCAGCGATTAATGAAGATTGCGCCGTCGCAACACGCGCAGAGATCTGAGCCAGATCCGAGTTACTACTTAAGCCTTTGCTCTTCTTATCTTGAATATCTTGATAAATCTCTTGGTGTTCTTTTACGTTACGCTTAGACAGTTCAAGTAACGTTTCTGCCTTAAGAATATCGAGATAGTTTCTCACCACATCTAACGAGACATTTTCAGCACGTGAAATCAGGGTTAATCGTTCTGCTTCAGCTTCGAACGTCAGTCGGTCGACATTCGACGTCGTTTTAAAACCATCAAATAGTAACTGAGAGACTTTAACGCCAATCTCGGTTCGTGTTAGCCCACGGTCATCAGTGTCGAGTTTACTGCCGCTGTTATAGCGCGTCTCTTCATAACCTGCCGCCGCGTACAAATTGACTTGTGGCATATACAAACCACCCGCAGCGTCTCCGTCTCTGACCACCGATTGGTATCGGGAGTACTGCGCCAATATCTCTGGGCTATAGTCGATGGCAAAGGCCACGGACTCTTCTAATGAAGCTGCTTGAGACAGCCCACTCACTAGTAAGCAAGAAGAGAGTAAGAATTTTGAATGCATTACACTTCCTTTTATATTTATGCTTTAACCCACTTCATCGTTCGCGAAGTGAGTTTTCCTTAGCTCGTAAAATAGGTTTTAACCAATAACTCAATACTGTTTTTTCTCCGGTCAATATATCAACCGCGACTTGCATCCCTGGGATAATGCTAAAGGCAGAGTTTTGTTGCTGGTCTTCGTTTAACTGAATATGGGCGCGATAATAGGCATTACCGTCTTCCGTTTGTAAGGCATCGGCACTGACATAAGTGACTTTACCTTTCAGGCCACCATAGATAACAAAGTCATACGCAGTGAATTTAACGGTGGCGCCTAACCCTTTGTGAACAAACGCTATATCTTGCGGAGAGATCCTCGCTTC comes from Vibrio bathopelagicus and encodes:
- a CDS encoding PstS family phosphate ABC transporter substrate-binding protein, with product MKRLSNKSGLLLAAVPAFFSVSTLANDASDIGLVAIEPNMQGLVEDLLKSQEIDLEILLSDSVPEQMIMQRSRVGITSKKWTDKEMARFDMRYGYRPTELMFTADVIAILANENNPATSITVAELIDVFGCSSDPKHPKWTPSSDTRDGESLDTHMLPFAIDHNLQGHTTFSSWIECGVDGEYANTQFLADLPDLINKIEDEDAAIGYTVYSDKISDVKWLSVVDNLGVNYDLNKETILSGRYPLATVYYMYLNIPAHRKGFTEQEKFFVGLTLSEEHQGVLNQYGFISLPPEAIQRNKVRLSLEEPAIEGGYK
- a CDS encoding OmpA family protein, which produces MRHFKLALLSSILLMGCAETPDTTMTRHQIDDLADDDRDGVINQRDLCADTPEGVTVDIKGCANWKIVEDVEVLSVAFDFDKYVLKPEHTPVLNELVRLLGEQPDASVTLVGDTSSEGTNVYNKALAKKRTGVIRDALIDRGIDGERIFEQEFTQITSLTQHLHKRKRRTIAVLKTESMEVNPSWNIFTSEMQLDSNSDVESKTSIDPVGGQ
- a CDS encoding TolC family outer membrane protein encodes the protein MHSKFLLSSCLLVSGLSQAASLEESVAFAIDYSPEILAQYSRYQSVVRDGDAAGGLYMPQVNLYAAAGYEETRYNSGSKLDTDDRGLTRTEIGVKVSQLLFDGFKTTSNVDRLTFEAEAERLTLISRAENVSLDVVRNYLDILKAETLLELSKRNVKEHQEIYQDIQDKKSKGLSSNSDLAQISARVATAQSSLIAAQNNLFDLQTQYLRLVGKPAVNLVYPRFDYALLPSSAQVALEQAVENHPEIQASLLDIDAARKEMRREKGDYYPELKLELHANKNDNVSNPPGGVDEDARIMLTMDYDLFNGFSTDSRVESSAWRVEEARAIRLRTEREVKEGTQLAWNAYKMLEQQKFLLQQNVDAAKIAELGYIQQFNVGRRSLLDVLDAKVEVFLARRNFISTEYDQTLAAYRVLNAMGMLTYALRVEHPEEWQGENK